The Arachis hypogaea cultivar Tifrunner chromosome 16, arahy.Tifrunner.gnm2.J5K5, whole genome shotgun sequence genome contains a region encoding:
- the LOC112756912 gene encoding serine/threonine protein phosphatase 2A 57 kDa regulatory subunit B' beta isoform-like: MGGGNKKPSMPDSTNAVAVNHASRGVLPVSAPNSARIPSAPPPLSGVMEVLPVFRDVSVVERQNLFLSKLQVCCFVLNFPDTLKNVREKEIKQQTLMELVEFIQFGCEKLSENCQEEMIRMISVNIFWCLPLMSYENIGHESTDPEEEEPSMDPAWPHLQPVYKLLL, from the coding sequence ATGGGAGGGGGGAACAAGAAGCCCTCCATGCCCGACTCTACCAATGCTGTCGCCGTGAACCACGCCTCCCGTGGAGTTTTACCTGTATCGGCGCCAAATTCCGCTAGAATACCATCAGCTCCGCCTCCACTGTCGGGTGTCATGGAGGTCCTGCCGGTGTTCCGTGATGTTTCGGTGGTGGAACGGCAAAATCTCTTTTTGAGTAAGCTTCAGGTTTGTTGCTTCGTCCTCAACTTCCCCGACACGCTAAAGAACGTTAGAGAGAAGGAGATCAAGCAGCAAACGTTGATGGAGCTCGTTGAGTTCATCCAATTTGGCTGCGAAAAATTATCAGAGAAttgccaagaagaaatgattCGAATGATTTCAGTTAACATTTTTTGGTGCCTTCCTCTGATGTCATACGAGAACATCGGGCATGAATCCACCGATCCCGAGGAGGAGGAGCCTTCTATGGATCCCGCATGGCCTCACTTGCAACCCGTTTACAAGCTTCTCCTATGA